One part of the Vicia villosa cultivar HV-30 ecotype Madison, WI linkage group LG6, Vvil1.0, whole genome shotgun sequence genome encodes these proteins:
- the LOC131614567 gene encoding uncharacterized protein LOC131614567 produces the protein MIIGSLNIRGGGNVLKRRLKSLMYKGNADVFMFQETKISNLQDFVAKSFWNNINIGYSFSNSVDMAGGLLTIWKEKEVDVINIFKGVRYLGIKFQKEHKFYYSVNIYSSCDLTQKRILWRKLLDLKEVFNDGEWIMGGNFNAIKDRNERKGRTEVFNHNDINYFADFIHESRLVDLPCKGKKYTWYSGDRKSRSRIDRFLISDKVVNDWGWWVNLWVIEIFMTIALYGWKWDNKNWGHKSFKFNNEWFSFKFFIPFVESEWKGFKVEGRGDFVLKEKLYLLKGRLQWWNKEVFRRTNLDVEEGVQKINLGDLLLEVEEEVFTPA, from the coding sequence ATGATTATTGGTTCTCTAAATATTAGAGGGGGAGGCAATGTTCTTAAAAGAAGGTTAAAATCTTTGATGTATAAGGGCAATGCGGACGTGTTTATGTTTCAAGAAACCAAGATTTCAAATTTACAAGATTTTGTGGCTAAAAGTTTTTGGAATAATATTAATATTGGTTATTCTTTTTCAAATTCCGTGGATATGGCGGGGGGTCTTCTAACAATATGGAAGGAGAAGGAGGTGGATGTGATTAATATTTTTAAAGGGGTTCGTTATCTTGGCATTAAATTTCAGAAGGAGCATAAATTTTACTACTCGGTAAACATTTACTCATCTTGTGACTTGACTCAAAAGAGAATTTTATGGAGGAAGTTGTTGGATTTGAAGGAGGTTTTCAATGACGGTGAATGGATTATGGGTGGAAATTTTAATGCTATTAAAGATCGCAATGAAAGGAAAGGGAGGACAGAGGTTTTTAATCACAATGACATAAACTATTTTGCGGATTTCATTCATGAAAGTAGATTGGTGGATTTACCTTGTAAAGGAAAAAAGTATACTTGGTATAGCGGCGACAGGAAATCGAGAAGTAGGATTGATAGATTCTTAATCTCGGATAAAGTGGTTAATGATTGGGGGTGGTGGGTCAATTTGTGGGTGATAGAGATATTTATGACCATTGCCCTGTATGGTTGGAAGTGGGATAATAAGAATTGGGGCCATAAATCTTTCAAGTTTAACAATGAatggttttcttttaaatttttcattCCTTTTGTGGAATCGGAGTGGAAAGGATTTAAAGTGGAAGGAAGAGGGGATTTTGTGTTAAAAGAAAAGCTTTATCTTCTAAAAGGAAGACTTCAATGGTGGAACAAGGAAGTCTTTAGAAGGACCAATTTGGATGTGGAGGAGGGAGTACAGAAGATTAATTTAGGGGATTTGTTATTGGAAGTGGAAGAGGAAGTTTTCACCCCGGCATAG
- the LOC131612254 gene encoding NAC domain-containing protein 1-like codes for MAVNRYVDYDSIDCVSQLPVGYRFDPTDDVLMSYYLRKKIFNQPLPLHGILQFDVFQTEPWMLPIDTRNSFSDRKYYFFDLRNRRFENMGIRGAGNGEWRVVEKKKEVSLKSLYFIGRKNTFEYWKMEGTQAVKSEWTMEEFHISPIVHPHMMSHLGAYRVFKMKVAKGEKKVNTPSVIDLEIEGEDESANPSSP; via the exons ATGGCTGTTAACAGATATGTCGATTATGATTCGATAGATTGTGTTTCTCAATTGCCTGTTGGATACAGGTTTGATCCAacagatgatgttctcatgagcTATTATTTGAGGAAGAAGATCTTTAACCAACCTCTTCCACTTCATGGAATTCTTCAGTTTGATGTGTTTCAAACTGAACCATGGATGCTACCTATTG ATACAAGAAATTCATTTAGTGATAGAAAATACTATTTTTTTGATCTGAGGAACCGGAGATTTGAAAACATGGGCATAAGAGGAGCTGGTAATGGTGAATGGAGAGTtgtagaaaaaaaaaaagaagtttctCTTAAAAGCCTTTACTTTATTGGGAGAAAGAACACTTTTGAGTATTGGAAGATGGAGGGAACACAAGCTGTGAAAAGTGAATGGACGATGGAGGAGTTTCACATCAGTCCAATTGTTCATCCTCAcatg ATGTCGCATTTAGGGGCATATCGAGTTTTTAAGATGAAGGTGGCAAAGGGTGAGAAGAAAGTTAACACACCATCTGTGATTGATTTAGAAATAGAGGGTGAAGATGAATCAGCCAACCCTTCTTCTCCTTGA